The genome window GCTATTGTCCCAGTAATTTTTCCGTATACCACTTCTCCCTCTATTTCTACTCCCAGTTCTAACCTGAATTGAACCGATGTTTTTACCAGTTCCATGAAGATAGGCTGCAGGTACGCaagggaaggcagaaataaCCTTCCTGAATGAGAACAACTCCTAATAATCATAGGACCTGATCCAGGCTGAGATGCTACCTGCTACATGCTCATACCTTTGATGTTCATAGAATATGCTTCTTATCATTACAAGATTTCTCTGTCACTGCTTGTGTTACTTTCCAGCCCATGGGCATCTTCTCCATCCTGGAAGAGGAGTGCATGTTCCCCAAGGCAACTGACACCTCTTTCAAGAACAAGCTCTATGACCAGCACCTGGGCAAGTCCAACAACTTCCAGAAGCCAAAGCCTGCCAAAGGCAAGGTTGAGGCCCACTTTTCCCTGGTGCACTATGCTGGCACAGTGGACTACAACATCACTGGCTGGCTTGAGAAGAACAAAGACCCTCTGAATGAGACTGTCATTGGGTTATACCAGAAATCATCTGTGAAGACTCTGGCCTTACTCTTTGCCAGCTATGGTGGAGCAGATGCAGGTCAGCTTTGTGAAAATTGTACTTTCAGTATGAGACAATGTTGACACGGAATTCAGGCAATGAACACTGAACATTCAATGCTGGTTTGCATTCTGTAGTTTCCAGTATGCACCAtaattttgttgattttttttttttttctcttcttccatttgtagatgctggtggtggtggcaaGAAGGGTGGCAAGAAGAAGGGTTCTTCTTTTCAGACTGTCTCAGCCCTTTTCCGGGTATGTACTGATTTAatccatttttgtctttttacttgaataaaacaaaactaaaatatgCATGGTGGCACTATAAGTCCTATAGAAAGAGGATGAAGATCGTGTACAATaggtaattttttattttaatgatggaGTAGGTTCTTATTTTTGTCTACATGGAATGATGTTCTTTCATTAATACAGCTAAACAAAAAACTCTTTTAAATGGTTAAGGATCTTGTcattcaaaacttttttttatctctattttttttaagctaagtTTTACATTGAATTAGGTTAGTTTCTTTTGGCTGTAGCATAGGGTTCCGAATGTTTAACCAAATAGTGACTGTGGGCTTCTGCATGCTTTCAAGCCTACTGCCATGCACGATTTGTAAGTAATGCAGCAgttgaaaaaaaagtctttctttaaGAGAATCACCTAAGTCTAATTTTACAGATTGAGGAGGGAAGCATATGAAATTTCTCATGACCTTAAAGCCATGATTCTCAGCTATCCCAGGTTTTGTAATTTATAAATTACAATGGCACAGAAACCATTACATTTCCATGAATAATCACATAAGATTTTTTACAGTACTACGGAAATTTTGCTATCACATTTAAATCTAGCAAGTTACTAACTCCTTTCTGGGATTAAACACAtgcagctgcagggaagcagATCTCTCACTTGTTGATCTAAATTTGAGATTATAATCTCACAGGAAAATTTAAACAAGCTGATGACAAATCTACGGAGCACTCACCCCCATTTTGTACGATGCATCAtcccaaatgaaacaaaaacacctGGTAAGGAGATtcaatagaaagaaaacagaagccaCAGAAACACTCCTCCTGAGCATCAAGCAGTATGGTAGTCACTAACTGTGTCTTTATTAGGTGCCATGGAACATGAGCTGGTGCTGCATCAGCTGCGCTGTAATGGTGTGCTGGAAGGCATCAGAATTTGCAGGAAAGGATTTCCCAGCAGAGTCCTATATGCTGACTTTAAACAGAGGTAAGAGTGCTTCACCTTTCTGCTCATGCAGACCAAGATGAAGAGCCTGAGTGTCATGATATACTTGAAAGTATATATTCTTTATATACTCGAAGTATATTACACTTTGAAAGGACATATGTAGAAAAGAAGATGTTTTATTGTGAGTTTATGATTTTATCTTGAAGGTGAGCATTCTCCTGACTTAACTAAGTTAACATTATGAAAAGTTCAATTACACTGTCTTGAAAGAATGCACCTTCAGACACAACTTTATTGAGACAGGCATTGCTGAGAAGACTGTGAGGTTCAGATGCAGTGGAGGTTTTAGCACTGTTGATGTTCTCCTTTCCCCTACAGATACAGAGTGCTTAATGCAAGTGCTATTCCAGATGGTCAGTTTATGGACAGCAAGAAGGCTTCAGAGAAGCTTCTTGGGTCTATTGATGTGGACCACACCCAGTACAGATTTGGTCACACAAAGGTAGCAAGTCCTGCATTGAAATACTTTGTACCTGTATTATGCACCACCTGAGGTTAATGTATTACAATATTCCCTTTCTTAAGGTGTTCTTCAAGGCTGGGCTGATAGGTCTGCTTGAGGAAATGAGAGATGAGAAACTAGCGGAAATTATGACCATGACACAGGCCAGGTGCAGGGGCTTCCTCATGAGGGTGGAGTACCGGAAAATGGTGGAGAGGAGGTAGACATTTCTCATACGAGTTTGTTCTCATGGAGCACGCCTAATTTATCCCAACAAAGCTATGCAAAAGCCATGTGAATGTCATTTCAGGGAATCCATCTTCTGTATCCAGTACAATGTTCGTGCATTCATGAATGTGAAGCACTGGCCTTGGATGAAGCTGTTCTTTAAGATCAAGCCCTTGCTGAAGAGTGCAGAATCTGAGAAAGAGATGGCCAACATGAAACAAGAGTTTGAGAAAACCAAGGAGGAGCTTGCAAAGTCTGAGGCAaagaggaaggagctggaagagaaaatgGTGGCCCTgctgcaagagaaaaatgaccTGCAGCTCCAAGTACAGGCAGTGAGTACCACTGTTCACTTGTCCCAAGGAAAAGAATGACATACACTGAGGATGCCGCTGACTTGCAGAGAGCTGACTAACATGCAGTAGGACACAGTCTAAATCACACACTGTAAGGTACTCTGATGTGGAGTAAACTGGCATTGCCAAGGGCATGTTGAGACTCATGGCAGCTCCACATGAAACTCAGCATTCCTGCTATCTGAGGAAAGATCCAGGTAACACTTTCCAGCATGTAATCCAGAGCAGAAATATCTCAACTGGAAGGGAAGTATCTCCATGTAACTCAGCTTTCAAAACAGTGTATCTGTCTAAAGGCAAACATAAAGGCAAACATGACTTTTCCTAGTTAGAGCTACACCAGAAAGCTGTTATTACTTTCAGAAACATGGCTACTTCTCATTCAGGCTCAATTACGGAAAGGCAAGTTCTTAACAACAAATGCAGTGATCAGACTAAAAGCACTGGAAATGCTAGGCGtggagcaaaagaaaagcagaagacaagCTGATAGAAAAGGCAAGAACTCTATTGGTCTTACAGTAGTTTTAATGCATGTAGAAAACTGATAAATATATTTCTCAACTAAATTTAGTTATTTTCAATTTAGTTGAGTTATTCTCAAAAATGGACTCCAGGAAAGATCTTACACTTGCTGGAGTAGAAGGCCAGGTTCAGCCCCCATTTTAACACATGCCTACTTAGGAATGGAAAGACAAAGGGGTGAAACACTGCAACCCACAAAAACCTGTGTCTCCCCACCAGGAAGCAGACAGCTTGGCTGATGCTGAGGAGAGATGTGACCAGCTcatcaaaaccaaaatccagCTGGAAGCCAAAATTAAGGAGGTGACCGAAAGggctgaggatgaggaggagctgAATGCAGAGCTGACAGCCAAGAAGAGAAAACTGGAGGATGAATGTTCAGAGCTGAAGAAAGATATTGATGACCTTGAGTTAACTTTGGCCAaagtggagaaggaaaagcatgcCACTGAAAACAAGGTACGCTCATGGGGAGAGACAAAAAGGCTGAAGGGACAGGTGCTTCGCACGTCTGCCTGGTAGCCTCAGAACAAAGCTAGGTATGGAGCACACCAGCAGCATCACAGTGGGACAGCCCAAATGAAAAACACGCTCGTGGCTAAACACTGCAAAGTGAAAAGGTCCCTGTGCTAGCAGTCAAGTCTTCTACAGAGAATGTTTTCTCCTTATCACTAGGTGAAAAACCTCACAGAGGAGATGGCAACCCTAGATGAGACCATCGCCAAGCtgacaaaagagaagaaagcccTCCAAGAGGCCCATCAGCAGACACTGGATGACTTGCAAGTAGAGGAAGACAAAGTCAATACTCTGACCAAGGCTAAGACCAAGCTGGAGCAACAAGTGGATGATGTAAGCACCTGTGTAGttaaatgaaaagggaaaaagtagcCAGCAGGGTACTAATGTCCTTGTTTGTTTCAGCTGGAAGGGTCGCTGGAGCAAGAGAAGAAACTGCGCATGGACCTTGAGAGAGCCAAGAGGAAACTTGAAGGAGACCTGAAGCTGGCCCAAGACAGCATCATGGATTTGGAAAATGataagcagcagctggatgagaaactgaagaagtAAGTGTGGTGTGGAGCATGTGGGTGTTGGGCTGCTGtgcttgtcttttttctttcagctctaaCATGGTTTTCTTTGCCCAAAGGAAAGACTTTGAAATCAGCCAGATCCAGAGCAAAATCGAGGATGAGCAAGCCATGGGCATGCAATTACAAAAGAAGATCAAGGAGCTGCAGGCAAGTCTCTGTTCCTTGCCCCTCTCACAAAACCTCAGGTAAGGTAGGAGGAGAGCATGGGTGTGAATGGTCCCTGGTATCCCCAGGCTCGTATTGAGGAACTGGAGGAGGAAATTGAGGCAGAGCGAACCTCTCGggcaaaagcagagaagcacCGGTCTGACCTCTcgagggagctggaggagatcAGCGAGCGcctggaagaagcaggaggGGCTACAGCAGCTCAGATCGAGATGAACAAGAAGCGTGAGGCCGAGTTCCAGAAGATGCGTCGTGACCTCGAAGAGGCCACGCTGCAGCACGAAGCCACGGCTGCTGCCCTGCGGAAGAAGCACGCAGACAGCACCGCTGAGCTTGGGGAGCAGATCGACAACCTGCAGCGAGTGAAgcaaaagctggagaaggagaagagtGAGCTGAAGATGGAGATTGACGACCTGGCCAGTAACATGGAGTCTGTCTCCAAAGCCAAGGTACACAATTGCAGTAGAACATGCTCACAGTGACAAGTTATAGGCTGCTTCTACCATGACATtctcatgaaaaaaatgttaccTTCTGTGAGAATAAGGAAGCAGACAGCTGTTCAGCACTGGTCCCTCTCTGTGTTTCGTCTCTAGGCAAATCTGGAGAAGATGTGCCGCACCCTGGAAGACCAGCTGAGTGAGCTTAAAACTAAGGAAGAGCAGAACCAGCGTATGATCAATGACCTCAATACTCAAAGAGCCCGTCTGCAGACAGAATCAGGTAAGGGACATCTTCATTCCTGAGGTACAATGGGAAGACACCAAAGGGTGAAAAGTGACAACTGGTGTTAACTCTCAGGCCGTTCTTGGTCACATGGGTTCATAGCCAGAAACCGTCCTGTTCTGAACACTCCAGTTACTTTCTTTCAATTCACCCTTCCAAGGTGAATATTCACGCCAAGTGGAGGAAAAAGATGCTCTGATTTCTCAGCTGTCCAGGGGCAAACAAGGATTTACCCAACAGATTGAGGAACTCAAGAGACATCTAGAGGAAGAAATTAAGGTATGGAAGTACCCTTGTGTCCATAAGCTGCATCACCCTCAGAAGCATCTGGAGAACCCTGTCTGATCTAAGACTGGTTCAGTATCCTTTCCCAGACACATGGAATGCTGAAGGGAACACCAGTAATGAATTTACCTCAACACCTAAGCTAGAGGGGGATTGGAGCATGATTTTGATGCTGGACGAAGTCATCCACAAGGCTCTCATTGGGTTCTGACGATAGTCTCTAAGACAGGAGTCATCCTGTCTTAGGTCCAAACATTTACAGAAACAGCAGGTTGCTGTCCCCAGAGTACCTCTCACTGATACATCCTGATTCTCCAGAGCATATCACTGTAGGCTTTGTTAGCTGGCAGGTTTACATTGCCTGATTATAGTTGTGTTCTAATTTCCCTGTCAATTTCACTATCAAGAGACTTTCAAGTTACAAAGTCCAATGTCCCACAGGCCAAGAATGCGCTGGCCCACGCCTTGCAGTCTGCTCGTCACGACTGTGACTTGCTCCGGGAACAGTatgaggaggagcaggaagccAAGGGAGAGCTGCAGCGTGCCTTGTCCAAGGCCAACAGCGAAGTGGCCCAGTGGAGAACCAAATATGAGACAGACGCTATCCAGCGTacggaggagctggaggaggccAAGTACGTGGCAAGTGGGTTATAGAGAGAACTGGAGAACACTGAGACTCTGCAGGGAGATGGGAGTCTCTGAAACCGGGTtaggagaagggaggaaaaaaaggctgggATGTCAGGTAATTGTGGTAGAGgtcagggagagaaagagagagagacaaaGTGACCTGTGGAAAAGTTGTAGattggaaagagaaatgttgTTTTCATGGCTAGAATGGTTAAGACAGGCCTAATAATCAGTAGGTGCTGGGACACAGCTGTGGCAAACCCTTTAACCTGCAGCTGTACTTGCCACATTGCAGGAAGAAGCTGGCACAGCGCCTGCAGGATGCAGAGGAACACGTTGAAGCTGTCAATGCCAAATGTGCCTCcctggaaaagacaaagcagaggctgcagaaCGAAGTGGAGGACCTCATGATTGACGTGGAGAGATCAAATGCTGCCTGTGCAGCTCTGGATAAGAAGCAGAAGAATTTTGACAAGGTCTTTTAGACTCCAGACTCGGGGCTCCTGGGCAGAGCATCCCCTCCTCATTGTCACAAGTGTACTGACACCCTATTTCTCTTCAGATCCTGGCAGAATGGAAGCAGAAGTATGAGGAAACACAGGCTGAGCTGGAAGCCTCCCAGAAGGAGGCCCGCTCTCTCAGCACAGAGCTCTTTAAGATGAAGAATGCCTATGAGGAGTCCTTGGACCACCTGGAAACGCTGAAGCGCGAGAACAAGAACTTGCAGCGTAAGTGCCTGGccctctgctcctggcagggctTTCTCAACACCCACCAGTACCCGCTGCTTCACGTGGGTCTGTGCCTGCAGGTGGGCAAAGATGCCTGTCACGTTGGTGTGTGAGGGCCCTTCCCATTCTGCTCTGTGCCTGACCATGCCACTGGTCCTTGTTCCCACAGAGGAGATTTCTGACCTCACGGAGCAGAttgcagagggaggaaaagcgATTCACGAGCTGGAGAAAGTCAAGAAGCAGGTTGAGCAGGAGAAATCTGAGCTCCAAGCTTCACTGGAGGAAGCTGAGGTACACACATAGCTAATAATTGTGTCCAGTTTGACTGTATGGTAAGAGTTATCCACAGAGATGTCAGGAAAGCAAGCTTTGATTTGTGAAGTGCTGCAAAATAGATTACTTAGAAAAGAAGCAGTAGTTTAAGTCACTGTTCCTGCTGACTTGTCCAGGCCTCCCTAGAACATGAAGAGGGAAAGATCCTACGCCTCCAGCTTGAGCTCAACCAGGTCAAGTCTGAGATTGACAGGAAGGTAGCagagaaagatgaggaaatTGACCAGCTGAAGAGAAACCACCTCAGAATTGTGGAGTCCATGCAGAGCACCCTGGATGCTGAGATCAGGAGCAGGAATGAAGCCCTGCGTCTGAAGAAGAAGATGGAGGGAGATCTGAATGAAATGGAGATCCAGCTCAGCCATGCCAACCGCTTGGCTGCTGAGGCACAGAAGAATCTGAGAAATACACAGGGAGTGCTCAAGGTCTGTTCAGCAAAGCTACAAAAAGAGATACAACATCCCTGACATTCTTGACACACAAGCTCACACTTCCACCTTGTAATTTCTGGTGCCTTTTTTACAGGATACTCAAATACACTTGGACGATGCTCTGAGGACACAGGAGGACTTGAAGGAGCAAGTAGCCATGGTGGAGCGCAGAGCAAACCTGTTGCAGGCTGAAGTTGAGGAGCTACGGGCAGCCCTGGAGCAGACGGAGCGGTCCAGGAAATTGGCTGAGCAGGAGCTTCTGGATGCCACTGAGCGCGTGCAGCTCCTCCATGCTCAGGTCAGGCACTCTGCTGGAAATTAATCCTATCAGCAAGGGACAGCTCAGAATGTGGTTGCTAGACATTGAAAGTGGTTACTATGCAATCTCTTAAAGCAACGTGCTGTGTTAAAGCTTTTGCAGCCAGCCACCTATGTCTGGTTTGCTGCTATGGCTCCAAAGGTGACTCTTGCATTAACTGTCCTAAACAATAGTTACGCTTTAAGCAAGTGATATTGAGGGATTAGTTCTAAAAGTACAACTTGTGTCTTTTCTGTGGTACAGAACACCAGCTTGATCAACAccaagaagaagctggaaacGGACATTGTGCAAATCCAGGGTGAGATGGAAGATACTATCCAGGAAGCCCGCAATGCTGAAGAGAAGGCCAAGAAGGCCATCACAGATGTGAGTTAGGAGCTCCTTTCATTGCTGATGGTGGATGTATTCTCCCCCAAATGTCTCCAGACCCAAAATGGCTTTGACCCTTTGATCTCCTCAGGCGGCCATGATGGCAGAAGAGCTGAAGAAGGAGCAGGACACCAGCGCCCACCTGGAGAGGATGAAGAAGAACCTGGACCAGACAGTGAAGGACCTGCAGCTCCGTTTGGATGAGGCCGAGCAGTTGGCACTGAAGGGAGGCAAGAAGCAAATCCAGAAGCTGGAGGCCAGAGTGCGTAGGGCTGGTGTTTGTGCAAGAGTGAGCATGTCTCTTGGAGAGATGGCAGGGAAACTGCAAAGATGGGCTTGTGATTGCAGGTGCGGGAGCTGGAAGGGGAGGTTGATGCTGAGCAGAAGCGCAGCGCTGAAGCTGTGAAGGGTGTGCGCAAGTATGAGAGGAGGGTGAAGGAGCTGACTTACCAGGTAAGGCAGGTGGTATCCTTGCTCTCGCATCAAATCTCATCTTGCACACACCATCCCCAAAGGGAATTCTTAACCTCACATGATGAAGAACCAATAATTCATTCTCTTTCCTGCTTACTAACCACTCTAGACTGAGGAAGACCGGAAGAATATTCTCAGGCTCCAGGATCTGGTGGACAAGCTGCAAATGAAAGTGAAATCTTACAAGAGACAAGCAGAGGAGGCTGTAAGTGTTGCCTGAAGAACAGGCACCTTCCATCGGGGCAGTGGGCTCAATGCCATGATTGTGACTACCAGGATAGGGTCATGAAAGAGACTACTGAGGCACATAAGTCTTGGCCatgccatttgttttcctgtcaggAGGCCTTTCTGATTTCTGTGCACCTCGGAGTAGTCAAGGATGAACTGAGGGAAGTTCTGTAGCTTGTGTTATACAGCTGTTCAGACTAAACAATGCCAGGTGCCACATCCACTGATTTCATGAATCTCTGCTAGTAATCAATATCAGAAGGCTTCAGGATCTTCTTCAACCtgaaatgttatattttttGCATGAATTAGTGGGAGGATTAGCACATACATGACAAATTCCAGTGATGAGATTTCTCCTCGATTGTGACACTGCTGGTGACGCTTGTCACACTAGTGTCCTGAAtaagggaggatgaggaggtcTATGTAAGGCTTTTGTGTTGTGGGTGGAGGATGAAAGGTTGTACCTTCCCCAGGGAAGAGCTGTAGCTTTTCAAGGCTGAGGTGCAGGAAacccctgccctgtgctgctcacCACCAACTCCCTCTCCCTGCACAGGAGGAGCTGTCCAATGTCAACCTCTCCAAGTTCCGCAAGATCCAGCACGAGCTCGAGGAAGCTGAGGAGCGGGCTGACATTGCTGAGTCCCAGGTCAACAAGCTCCGAGCCAAGAGCCGGGAGTTTCATGGCAAGAAGATAGAAGAGGAAGAGTGAGCCTGTCATGAGGCAGCAAAGTGACTGAGGGCTGCACAAAATGTGAACCTCTTGGtcactttcttctttattttagaTTTGCAACCACTTCAATATGTAGGGAATAAAAAGTAGATTACTTCTGTTCACACCATGACtactagttttatttttttttctctttttactggTGTACTGCTGTGTCATTATCCTTTGGGTACCATTTTGTCTTATAACCTTTGTGTAGCCGGGAGTTTCATGGCAAGAAGATAGAAGAGGAAGAGTGAGGCTGTCATGCAGCAGCAAAGTGACTGAGGGCTGCATAAAATGTGAATGTCTCAGTCCCTTTCTCCCATACTTTGTCTTTGCAACCATGCCAGTGTGTCAATATCTAGAGATTAAAGAACACAAAGTCTATTACACATAGACCATGAGCAATTTTTATTTGAGCTGGAGAGGATATTAGATACATTTTCCCAAGTCTACCTAACTAGAGCTCATATAATGTCCCTATTACTTGTATTAAACTTTCACTTGAACAGCCACAAGCCTCATTAAGAGAAATGTGTGTCCCCAGGAGCCTTTAATGATGTGAGCAGAAAATATCCTCAGGACAAGGGCATGCAAGTGGTTTTAGAACACTCTGACATGATGGCTGCTGGCTATCTGGTGGCACATTACCATCCTATCTTCATTTCTGTCCTATTTCCTTCTCTGTCATTAGCAAAGAGGCCTGATCATCTCCTCAAGTGCCTTGTAGCAGGAACCCTCCAGTTGCTTTAGTACATGATGGAAAGGGCATTTGGAAGATCACCTCCTCAGCCATGACCCACTGCTAAACAGTGATTGCTTCCAGATATCTTAGCTTAGAAGTAAGAGGTATCTCAATAACTCTGCAAATCAGGCACTTGTTCAAGTACAGCCCAACTTCAAATGGCAGGTATGTCCTACCAGCTACTCTACTTACCTTTCCAGTCATACTGGAAAGGACCAATCTGGTCCTTCTCCACTGAGACAGTCTTTTTCAGACTACAGGAAGCCAAGTAAGAATGTTCTCAGTAGAAAGAGAAGACCAATAGGAAAAGCTGTGAATAAACTCCCTAAAGGAAAGATGcattccttccccttttccctacTGTTAGGTCAGGAAAGTTCTGCAGAAATTGGTCCctgagcagagaagcagcatgaGGAGATGGCTAAAGGCCATCCTGGTCTCTTCATGGCTGTCCTGAGATAGGATGTGTCTCAACCAGAAAGCCCACGAACACCTAAGTGGAGTAGGCATTGTATGCTAGGTGTGGAGAAAGCATTCCTCATGTTTAATTCCATTAGTTAATGCACATCAGCAGAAAAGACTggctttttaattaagaaagtGTGTGTATACCATATGTAAGCTCCAGTACTCGGCTGTGTCTTAGCAGAGGGTCAGGAAAGAGGAGTGTCCCTCCAAAGGATCAGAGTGCTGGCATTTCTGTTCAGCCAGGGCTAGCATTCCTGGGAGGAGTTATTTTACACAGAGGACTGCTGTCTGAAGAAACACTGCTGGAATGGAGGCTGGGAATTCCTTGTCAGACTGCCTGTTGGGTCTGGCGACATTTCTCTCAGCATGCTTAACAAATAAGTGCAACATAAGTGAGAACATGATTTGAAAGCTGCACTTCTTACAGTGTATGTTTTCTAACATGCTTTGTCTCTGATCATGCATGAAATGCTTTTGCTTCACCTTATAGCACCCTGGGTTCAGTGACAATCAAATGCAATCCTTACCCCTTAGCAAACAGTGGTTTATCATATCTTAATTTTTTCACCTAAGAAGGGACATATCACCCATAAGGGACACCATCCCATCAGGCCTGTGGATAGTAAAACTGCTCtgtgaaacaaataaaaaaatctgggagaagaaaataacGGTGGATGCTTTGATGACATAGTGACATCTTACCTCTGCTGTAGCTGCCTCTTCAGTAGCCAGTGTTCTCTATCAAGCCTGCCTTGCTATGCACTAGCTTCAGGCTAGATCTTCCATGTCACATAACTCAGGGCACACTGATCCCTACTGGCATGCTCTGCTAATCCAAACAGCATGGCTGTTAAGAACACCAACCTGATGCAAATCCCACAGGGACTGATTTTTCAAGGTCATCTACCAGAACCACAAGCTCTATCCCATCCTGGGCTTAGCAAAAGAGTTgaagcagaatcacagaatcccagaatcccaagggttggaagggacctcgaaaggtcatctagtccaacccccctgcaagagcaggg of Melopsittacus undulatus isolate bMelUnd1 chromosome 11, bMelUnd1.mat.Z, whole genome shotgun sequence contains these proteins:
- the LOC101879278 gene encoding myosin heavy chain, skeletal muscle, adult-like isoform X2, whose translation is MTSPDAEMAAFGEAAPYLRKSEKERIEAQNRPFDAKSSVFVVHPKESFVKGTIQSKESGKVTVKSEAGETLTVKEDQVFPMNPPKYDKIEDMAMMTHLHEPAVLYNLKERYAAWMIYTYSGLFCVTVNPYKWLPVYNPEVVLAYRGKKRQEAPPHIFSISDNAYQFMLTDRENQSILITGESGAGKTVNTKRVIQYFATIAASGEKKKEDQPGKMQGTLEDQIISANPLLEAFGNAKTVRNDNSSRFGKFIRIHFGATGKLASADIETYLLEKSRVTFQLKAERSYHIFYQITSNKKPELIDMLLITTNPYDFHFVSQGEVTVPSIDDQEELMATDSAIDILGFSADEKTAIYKLTGAVMHYGNLKFKQKQREEQAEPDGTEVADKAAYLMGLNSADLLKALCYPRVKVGNEYVTKGQTVEQVNNAVGALAKAVYEKMFLWMVVRINQQLDTKQPRQYFIGVLDIAGFEIFDFNSFEQLCINFTNEKLQQFFNHHMFVLEQEEYKKEGIEWEFIDFGMDLAACIELIEKPMGIFSILEEECMFPKATDTSFKNKLYDQHLGKSNNFQKPKPAKGKVEAHFSLVHYAGTVDYNITGWLEKNKDPLNETVIGLYQKSSVKTLALLFASYGGADADAGGGGKKGGKKKGSSFQTVSALFRENLNKLMTNLRSTHPHFVRCIIPNETKTPGAMEHELVLHQLRCNGVLEGIRICRKGFPSRVLYADFKQRYRVLNASAIPDGQFMDSKKASEKLLGSIDVDHTQYRFGHTKVFFKAGLIGLLEEMRDEKLAEIMTMTQARCRGFLMRVEYRKMVERRESIFCIQYNVRAFMNVKHWPWMKLFFKIKPLLKSAESEKEMANMKQEFEKTKEELAKSEAKRKELEEKMVALLQEKNDLQLQVQAEADSLADAEERCDQLIKTKIQLEAKIKEVTERAEDEEELNAELTAKKRKLEDECSELKKDIDDLELTLAKVEKEKHATENKVKNLTEEMATLDETIAKLTKEKKALQEAHQQTLDDLQVEEDKVNTLTKAKTKLEQQVDDLEGSLEQEKKLRMDLERAKRKLEGDLKLAQDSIMDLENDKQQLDEKLKKKDFEISQIQSKIEDEQAMGMQLQKKIKELQARIEELEEEIEAERTSRAKAEKHRSDLSRELEEISERLEEAGGATAAQIEMNKKREAEFQKMRRDLEEATLQHEATAAALRKKHADSTAELGEQIDNLQRVKQKLEKEKSELKMEIDDLASNMESVSKAKANLEKMCRTLEDQLSELKTKEEQNQRMINDLNTQRARLQTESGEYSRQVEEKDALISQLSRGKQGFTQQIEELKRHLEEEIKAKNALAHALQSARHDCDLLREQYEEEQEAKGELQRALSKANSEVAQWRTKYETDAIQRTEELEEAKKKLAQRLQDAEEHVEAVNAKCASLEKTKQRLQNEVEDLMIDVERSNAACAALDKKQKNFDKILAEWKQKYEETQAELEASQKEARSLSTELFKMKNAYEESLDHLETLKRENKNLQQEISDLTEQIAEGGKAIHELEKVKKQVEQEKSELQASLEEAEASLEHEEGKILRLQLELNQVKSEIDRKVAEKDEEIDQLKRNHLRIVESMQSTLDAEIRSRNEALRLKKKMEGDLNEMEIQLSHANRLAAEAQKNLRNTQGVLKDTQIHLDDALRTQEDLKEQVAMVERRANLLQAEVEELRAALEQTERSRKLAEQELLDATERVQLLHAQNTSLINTKKKLETDIVQIQGEMEDTIQEARNAEEKAKKAITDAAMMAEELKKEQDTSAHLERMKKNLDQTVKDLQLRLDEAEQLALKGGKKQIQKLEARVRELEGEVDAEQKRSAEAVKGVRKYERRVKELTYQTEEDRKNILRLQDLVDKLQMKVKSYKRQAEEAEELSNVNLSKFRKIQHELEEAEERADIAESQVNKLRAKSREFHGKKIEEEE